The Calditrichota bacterium genome includes the window TTCTCATTGAACTTTCACCGGAGGCTATTTCAAAAATCGTGTTCGGAGGGCGCTCCTTCCCCGAACTGATCATCCTTTCGGGGGGAATTTTGCTCTTCGATGCCCTTTCCGTGATTCCCTTTATTTTGCTGCGCGCCGAAGAAAAATCCATCCAGTTCACGGGCTTGAAACTCATAAATGTGGTCATAAATCTTTCGGCAAATGTTTATTTAATCGTTTATTTGCACCGAGGCGTCGAGGGAATTTTTCAGGCGCAGGTCATTACCTCGTTTTTAACCTTCCTTCTGGTTTTGCCGATTATCCTGAAAACGTACCGCTTTAATTTCCTCTGGCAGACGGAATCCCTTCTTCTGAAATTTGGACTGCCGTACATTCCTTCCGGCCTGTCTGTGATTATCATGGATTTGATCGATCGCATCATTCTCGATCGGAAACTGGGAGATGCGATCACCGGAATTTATTCGGCGGGTTACAAATTGGGGATGATTATGGCACTTTTTGTGGCGGCGTTTCGATTTGCCTGGCACCCGTTTTTCCTCTCCACGTCCAAACAGGACAATGCAAAGGCTGTTTTTTCAAAGGTGTTAACATATTTCTCGCTCGGCGGAACCTTTGTGTTTTTAACGATTGCCCTTTTTATCAACGAAATTGTCCGAATTCGGATTTTGGGAAAAACCATTTTTGGGGAACAGTACTGGGGCAGTACGATTATTGTGCCCGTGATTATGCTCTCGTACCTGCTCTACGGTATTTACGTCAACTTTCTGGTGGGAATTTACCTGAAAAAGAAAACCTCTTACCTGCCCCTGGTGACGGGTTCCGGTGCGGTTGTGAATATCGGATTGAATCTGCTCCTCATTCCCGTC containing:
- a CDS encoding oligosaccharide flippase family protein; translated protein: METSLVGSLKRLAKHSVIYGIGHIVTRSIGFLLLPLYTNYLPTDEYGRAALIFTFLAVMNVFYSYGMDVAFLRYYVLQEDRDARKRLFSTAYTSVALVALFWTLLIELSPEAISKIVFGGRSFPELIILSGGILLFDALSVIPFILLRAEEKSIQFTGLKLINVVINLSANVYLIVYLHRGVEGIFQAQVITSFLTFLLVLPIILKTYRFNFLWQTESLLLKFGLPYIPSGLSVIIMDLIDRIILDRKLGDAITGIYSAGYKLGMIMALFVAAFRFAWHPFFLSTSKQDNAKAVFSKVLTYFSLGGTFVFLTIALFINEIVRIRILGKTIFGEQYWGSTIIVPVIMLSYLLYGIYVNFLVGIYLKKKTSYLPLVTGSGAVVNIGLNLLLIPVIGMMGSAWATFGAYFVMAVLLYLIAQRSYFISYEWLRLAKIALAGGILFFLPRWFAVFQPVGFRLLLLAGFPLLLALQGFFTQSEWKSLKKIVVRN